In Capricornis sumatraensis isolate serow.1 chromosome 16, serow.2, whole genome shotgun sequence, a genomic segment contains:
- the TAGLN gene encoding transgelin produces the protein MANKGPSYGMSREVQSKIEKKYDEELEERLVEWIVVQCGPDVGRPDRGRLGFQVWLKNGVILSKLVNSLYPDGSKPVKVPENPPSMVFKQMEQVAQFLKAAEDYGVTKTDMFQTVDLFEGKDLAAVQRTLMALGSLAVTKNDGHYRGDPNWFMKKAQEHKREFTESQLQEGKHVIGLQMGSNRGASQAGMTGYGRPRQIIS, from the exons ATGGCCAACAAGGGTCCTTCCTATGGCATGAGCCGGGAAGTGCAATCAAAAATCGAGAAGAAGTATGACGAGGAGCTGGAGGAGCGGCTGGTGGAGTGGATCGTAGTGCAGTGCGGCCCCGATGTGGGGCGCCCCGACCGCGGGCGCCTGGGCTTCCAGGTCTGGCTGAAGAACGGCGTG ATTCTGAGCAAGCTGGTCAACAGCCTGTATCCCGATGGCTCCAAGCCAGTGAAGGTGCCCGAGAACCCGCCCTCCATGGTCTTCAAGCAGATGGAGCAGGTGGCTCAGTTCCTGAAGGCAGCTGAGGATTATGGCGTCACCAAGACTGACATGTTCCAGACTGTTGACCTCTTTGAAG GCAAAGACCTGGCTGCGGTGCAGAGGACCTTGATGGCCCTGGGCAGCTTGGCAGTGACCAAGAATGATGGACACTACCGTGGAGATCCCAACTGGTTTATGAA GAAAGCCCAGGAGCATAAGAGGGAATTCACAGAGAGCCAGCTGCAGGAGGGCAAGCATGTCATCGGCCTACAGATGGGCAGCAACAGAGGGGCCTCGCAGGCTGGCATGACGGGCTATGGGCGGCCCCGGCAGATCATCAGTTAA